Below is a window of Streptomyces sp. NBC_00223 DNA.
GCACGTTTGTCACCGTTACGCGGGTTCTGTGTCACAGAAGATCAACAAGTGCATGCGGCTGTCGCCACGCGTCGTTGACCGGACGAGGGTGCTGATCGACATCCCCGCCACTTGGAGGTGCATCATGACCGACCGGACTTTGTGGTCATACGCGGACATTGCCGCACATATCCGCGTCCAGGTCGACACCGTGCGCTCGTATCGCAAGCACGGACACCTGCCCGATCCCGATGTCGTGGAGGGTGGCAAACCGTTCTGGTACGCCGACACCGTCAGGAGCTGGAGTGCCCGGCGGCCGGGGAACCGCGGCCGCCGGGGTCCTGACTGAGGTCAGCGCCCGGAGACCGGCTCGGGGTCCCGCCACTCCTCGGAGCGCGGGGCCTCCGCGTCACCGGACGACGCCCCGCCTCCGCTCTCGGATATGCCGAACCGCTCATGGAACCTGCGCAGCACCGGCGGCGCCCACCAAGTTGCCCGCCCGGTCAGTCGCATCACCGCGGGGACCAGCAGGGTGCGCACGACCATGGCATCCATGACCACCGCCAGCGCGACACCCAGTCCCAGCATCTTGGTGTTGGCCACCCGAGAAGTGCCTATCGCGACCATCACCACGGCCAGGATGACCGCCGCCGCCGTGATCAGTCCACCGGTCCGTTTGAGTCCGAAGACGATGGACGACTGATGGTCACCGGTCCGGTCGTACTCCTCCTTGATCCGGGAGAGCAGGAACACCCCGTAGTCCATGGAGAGTCCGAAGGCCACACAGAACATCAGCACCGGCAGGGTCGTCTCGATACTCCCGGTCGCGGTGAATCCCAGCAGCCCCGACAGATGACCGTCCTGGAAGAC
It encodes the following:
- a CDS encoding MarR family transcriptional regulator, yielding MTDRTLWSYADIAAHIRVQVDTVRSYRKHGHLPDPDVVEGGKPFWYADTVRSWSARRPGNRGRRGPD